From the genome of Aspergillus chevalieri M1 DNA, chromosome 8, nearly complete sequence, one region includes:
- the SWF1 gene encoding DHHC palmitoyltransferase family protein (COG:S;~EggNog:ENOG410PGRW;~InterPro:IPR001594;~PFAM:PF01529;~TransMembrane:5 (o6-24i79-96o197-222i243-260o266-286i);~go_function: GO:0016409 - palmitoyltransferase activity [Evidence IEA]), which produces MGLLRTVALGILGISGLTFVALFGRLPVFRKTPISFLYKVIWKYIPNGISHFDNRLLGGCLTFCCNRTGKYVWNENHPLVLIFFLSLLITGEYLFIPTAWPRISTIHKICAPPVAALPYFHLYACVVSTSYITPENHAQEMTRYPYDGVIFHPGRYCPTCKFVKPARSKHCSFCKACVARQDHHCVWLINCVGANNYHYFLCLLLSLSALLIYGSLLGHSLLTQTMEVLFLPESGLKLAQKSWTMWFNVWSLVIASEIRIGTVTLLAFMTAPLAMAFLVYHTYLVWAGMTTNESAKWSEWKDEVTDGCAFKSTKGEIYGNSPVPGENQKPQSAWPMSSDQILLLTDGEPPAEGYKISSRSNDIIQPDDLDAPYDPRWLRVRSMEEVDNIYDLGFWDNLREAFKLPVSKKVQ; this is translated from the exons ATGGGCCTCCTGAGGACGGTGGCCCTGGGGATTCTGGGGATCTCCGGTCTGACATTCGTGGCTCTGTTTGGGAGACTGCCGGTTTTTAG GAAAACACCTATCAGCTTCCTCTATAAGGTTATTTGGAAATATATCCCAAATGGCATATCTCACTTCGACAACCGCCTGCTGGGTGGATGTCTTACATTCTGCTGTAACCGAACCGGCAAATACGTATGGAACGAGAACCATCCACTAGTTCTA ATTTTCTTCTTGTCGCTGCTTATTACCGGAGAATACCTGTTTATCCCAACCGCGTGGCCTCGGATCTCCACCATCCATAAAATCTGTGCACCACCGGTTGCGGCTCTCCCGTATTTCCACTTGTATGCGTGCGTCGTCTCCACGTCCTACATCACCCCGGAGAACCATGCGCAAGAGATGACTCGTTATCCCTACGACGGGGTCATCTTCCACCCGGGACGTTATTGCCCAACGTGCAAATTCGTTAAACCAGCACGGAGCAAGCATTGCAGTTTCTGCAAGGCGTGTGTTGCTCGACAAGACCACCACTGTGTATGGCTGATCAACTGCGTGGGCGCGAACAACTACCACTACTTTCTGTGTTTGCTGCTGTCCTTGTCAGCCCTGCTGATCTACGGCTCGCTCCTGGGCCACTCGCTCCTAACTCAGACCATGGAGGTGCTATTCCTTCCAGAGTCTGGATTGAAGTTGGCGCAGAAAAGCTGGACTATGTGGTTTAATGTTTGGTCGTTGGTTATTGCGTCCGAAATCCGCATCGGAACTGTGACTTTATTGGCGTTCATGACGGCTCCGCTGGCGATGGCTTTTCTTGTGTACCATACCTACCTGGTCTGGGCTGGGATGACGACCAATGAAAGCGCGAAATGGTCTGAATGGAAAGATGAAGTGACTGATGGCTGCGCTTTCAAGTCTACAAAGGGAGAAATTTACGGAAACTCGCCTGTTCCAGGTGAGAACCAGAAGCCTCAATCGGCTTGGCCGATGAGCAGTGATCAGATCCTTCTTTTGACAGACGGGGAGCCGCCAGCTGAAGGCTACAAGATTTCGTCGAGGTCCAACGATATTATCCAGCCAGATGATCTCGATGCACCTTATGATCCGAGATGGCTTCGCGTGCGCAGTATGGAAGAAGTTGATAACATTTACGACTTGGGATTCTGGGATAATCTGCGGGAAGCTTTCAAGCTACCTGTCAGCAAGAAGGTGCAATAG